The nucleotide sequence ataaatatgagagaatggaaagtaaaaCCTATACacatgaaattcaggagacgtcagccgagagcaggaaagaatttgctcctcgctatttggagatcagaggattccacaactgcGCCAAGTAAACTATTTCAGATTCTACTTGTAGCCAAGACAAAGCTCCGAGCAAACCGAGTAGTATTAAACCTTATGCTAGAAAACGTCACACTGTGTTGTGAGTAAATCAGTTAGGTCAgataaagaagagtgcagaggatgtttgttgttgtggtacactttatgtaacaaacataatgaactcactttatgtCTACgacacaagtcaacattaagagttggcaaaatacaCTTGACTGGTGACATAACTCTGCCTacgagtttgagatgagagtcaaaCCAGAATACAACTGGGAGAACAGTACTAcgaacaaggaagaagaagaaaagaaaagagttaGAACATTTAGATATAAAATGGCTTCATCCCGAAGCATTCAAAAACAATccgcaagataccaactttttgagaaacaaaagTCAATTTCGTATCAAAAGTTACTCTAAGATCTTAAAGAGTCACAGATATTTAAAACTGTACCATTTAAATGTGTACCAGGATGCAAAGGCAAGAGTGTTCTAGGTCGACAAACCATCACATTTTgcgttttagaagggttaagcttcatgccccaaagcctactccatTCATGAATACGTGCCAGAGCTCTATttaaggattctgcaaccacaaaCCTAAGGTGCAGAGAAGGGACGACAGGTAGAAGAGTGCTGTAGCATCACTGgtatgcaatcagtttgttccccagaccttgccacatgtcaaATGTATCAATAATAAATAGCAAACGTCCAAGAACACTACTGAgaaacacctgaaatgacatttcTAAAACTATTGGTCATCAAGACAGTTCCTTAGGAttctgcctattaaaaattcatttaaaataccaATAAAACATCCCCAAATTCCaaataatcttagcttgtagataagTTCTTCATGATCACACCATCTTTCATAAATTTAAAGATgctttacaatgaaaaattttcaaactATACAAACCAAGCACACGGACACAGTAAAGTACTAACTCCTAgtgtcaaaagaaagaaaaacttagaTTACAATTACAGCAAAAGTAACTTGAAACGATTAATACGTTATGATTTCACATGCTGGTCAGTGACTGAGTATTAGATTGAACTTGAACATACTACGCAGGCATAGAAATAAATAGCACTTTAACCCACATAAAATACTACTTCAATCCCTGGTTACCTTAGGACAGAGTAAAAGTAAGAAttataatattttagaaattacaatgcatcatttatttatcacatgcCAATGAGTAACTGTCTATTGAACACAGTGTAGACTTTTGCCTCTGAAAAAAATGGCCCTACTAACACTCCATCTTCTCCTCAACAGCTGAGCAGAGCTTTGGCTTAGGCCCTGCAACGGTCAAACCAGGATTCTGTCCACGACCTCAAGGCCTCTTTGGAGGCCTGTTTGGCACACGCTCTGCAGCTGCTCCTGGAACAAGGTCAACTGCAGATGTCCCTGCAGATGACCCCTCAGTGGCATCCCCTGCTGTGGAAGACGCAGACAAGCAAGCACTCAAAGCTCAGCGCAGGGAGGACCGTCGACAGGAACGCCGCcaacaaagaaaggaagaacgtGAAGGAAGAGTCGCTAGAGATGCAGAGGTACAAGCAGATGAGAATAAACGAAGCCGCCGATCTCCCCAGCGCCGAGTTCAAGAAGACCGTCGTGAGAGACGTCGTAACAGATTTGAAAGGATATTTTCTAGAGTCACCCGTGAAGCTGCCGATGACGACACATCTAGAGGCGGTCAGACTTTACATCTAGAATCCCAAGATGATCggagagaaaggaaacaaaacaggTTTTCACGTGTCTTCGACAGGGTCACCCGTGAAGCTGCCGATGACGACACATCTAGAGGCAGTCAGACTCTGCGTCTAGAAACCCAAGATGAtcggagagaaagaaacaaaacaggTTTTCACATGTCTTTGACAGGGTCACCCGTGAAGCTGCCGATGACGACACATCTAGAGGCAGTCAGACTCTACATCTAGAAACCCAAGATGATCGCAGAGAAAGGAAACAAGACAGGTTTGAACGTGTCTTCGACAGGGTCACCCGTGAAGCTGCCGATGACGACACATCTAGAGGCAGTCAGACTCTACGTCTAGAAACCCAAGATGATCggagagaaaggaaacaaaacaggTTTTCACATGTCTTCGACAGGGTCACCCGTGAAGCTGCCGATGACGACACATCTAGAGGCGGTCAGACTCTACATCTAGAATCCCAAGATGATCggagagaaaggaaacaaaacaggTTTTCACGTGTCTTCGACAGGGTTACCCGTGATGCTGAAGAGGAGGAGACATCACGCAGTCGTCGCTCTCCCCAAAGAAGGGTCCAAGAAGACcacagagagagaagacgaaACAGGTTCGCAAGAATCTTCAACAGGGTCACGCGAGATGTCTctcctgctgaagaagaagatgaagaagaaaagccGAGGACCACACGCCAGACGGCTGAACCAGACCAGCGCTTCTTCTTACCCTTACCCAAACCCCCCAAGATCCCAGGCATTTCAGACCTGTTCTGTCGTGACGAGTGCTTCAACGACTTTGACTGCCCAGGCAATCTGAAGTGCTGCGTCGAAAATGACTGTCGCACGTGCCTCAACCCCTCATTCTTCTAGGTCATAACATTTCACTCCTGGGAGCCTTCTCTAATTAACTGTCCTTTCACTCAGTACTACTCATGGAAATTCCTATACTGTGCAACATGAACTTTTGCACAGATTCCCCATCGAAAGCTTTAAGGCTATTTATTCCACCAAACTgtctatttatacacacattttattatttatatatatttgggaacACAATAGCCACTTTTTTATGCAGCACTGTTCACAACAGTGCActtcaataaatcttttattttaaatattttggttttatttacgaGGGTTATATTTCTGACAGGTATGAAAATACCAAGATGATCCTTCGACACCCCACAATGAATGAGAACAAAGTCATTTAATGGTGAAGCATGATACGAGGAGAGACAACCTAAAAAATACAAACTTACTTTGAACAGCTTACAAGATCGGTTCGGTGGCGTTTTCTTCCCCTCTCCCGCTGAGCTCTGGTACCCTCGCGTCCCTTGGGTATTCCAGCGTCTAATCTTTCCTTCATCTTGTTTTGAGCGCGCCCCTCCCTCCCACCAGCCTCTGCATTCAAAGACAAAAGAGAAACGGAGCGCCTGTCAATCATTACGCGCGTCACCCTCGGCTCTCGTGACCTTAGTCAACTCAAACCGAGCGTCAGTTTTCACCTTAACGCTACAAATACTTTCCAATTTACAGACACCCAAGAGTTGAGAACAGCCATTAAATCGACTACAACTTCCCGTTAGGGGAAAGTCACCACAAAGCTGTGTCGTAGTGGACGCCAAGGTAGGGCGAAGTAGGACCGTGAGTGGTGACAACCCACGTTTTCTGCTACGGAAAGACAAACGAAATTCTGGAAGGACTGGGAGGACAGGATGCCTCTGTCTGGAAAAGGgtaagaatacagaatttaggccaaaggccaagcgctgggacctgtgaggtcaatcagcggtgaaacggaaactgacagtaaaaaaaagttttggaaaaatgaTCAATTTGAATGCTTGAGTCATAATACACAAGGGCAGAATTCTACCTAGTTTGAAGAACTGGCATAAGcccttttttcctcattctgagaaCATTGCCTTCAAAAGATTTctatatattattcagagctgcaaattagctcatcttttgaggaaattttgttggaaaaccgGACAACGCAGACAGCTACAATTTTGATATGTTACAGAGTATCAAAAACTAGGAGACActgactggaaaactcaaaaacaaacaaaaaaacaaaaacaaaaccaaaaatgggACACGCCAGTTTGTCGAAACAGACAATAATTACCAGATAATGAACAGCAGCTAAAAATGCCTGGAACGAGGGAAGGAAAGCCTGCTTTTCACGGCACTTTGAATAGAGAAGAAGTTCAGAGGCGACGTTTGTTCGTCTGCAAAATACTTCTAGCAGAGAAAACCAAGCACCCGTAGTGCAAATCGTCCTTCAACAAGGCCCGTTCTATGCGCATcgctacaccaaaacaaaagcgAAACCACCAGGAATAGATTAAAAGAAAGATCTGTTGAAAATCGAGCAAATAAAAGAGAAGTATGGCGATTTTACTAAGACCTTATACGCAATGGGTGAGCGATCTTCGATTTTGCATCTTATcatacgccagagagagagagagagagagagagagagagagagagagagagagagagagagagagagagagagagtcttttacgAGTCATACATCTGCGCAAATGTTAGTCATCGACGACGACAACTAGGATTAAGCATAGAGGAAGGATTAAAGAATttgggccaaaagccaagcgctgggacctatgagggcattcagtcctgaaacggaaatcgacagtagaaggtttgaaaggtgcaacaggaggaaaagctcgcagttaGGAGAGCGGGGAAAGTGcgatggaggaaagataatatgaaaggaggtacagtaaaaggaatgaaaggggaagcagctaggggtcgaagggacattgcaaagaacatcaagtaatgcctacggtacaccacgtgaggtgtactgatggcattACCCACCTACGGAGGGAAGGATTagaatgaaataccaggtctaggccacgagccaagcactgggatcaaataggtcattcggcggtaatatagtgatgaatgaaaacaattattttttttttcaaacctgcacaaaggcatatgcttttacactggaatacaaacacacacatatacatttactcacgtttccatacacacacacacaaatgtaatgataaaattcataattgtCTGAAATTTAAATCTTTAGTCAATTTGTGAAATTGGAATTTACGTTTCCTTAGTACATTCATGAACTGTTCGAATCAAAGTATAATAgtactgcataattttttttcgagGCCTTGAAGTCTAATATAAGGAGTTGCTGCGTAGAAGAACCAGTTTTAACTGCTTCATTTTTGTCTCATAACCTCAAATTCTCCTTGGTAATCGTAACCACTTATTTCAGATAGACTCCGGAACCTTGAAGTTATTTCTTCCATTGCGACAAAGTACGCACCGGGAGTCATTCTTATTTCTGCCTACCCCTTTTTAAGTTGTTCCAGTCCTCATAaacttgttattatcattatctatgAATCACAGCTCTGAAATGAGTTCTTTCTGCTCTCTCACTGGGCTTTCACgctggtcttcttcttcttcttattattattattcagatcatgaaccctattcatatgcaacaagcccaccaaaggggccactggcttgaaattcaagcttccagagaatatggtgttcatttgaaagaaacaacagaaggcaattggaaatacagaaagacgagatgttattaggaaaataatttaatgaataaatagataaaaattaaagttaaatacaaggagaattgtttttaaGGTAGTACGGCACTACATCTTTGTTTGAACTTTTCAGGTTCCAGTTgaacaacatcctcagggagactgttccactgcCCAGAGGCTCCAATACTTGCTTCTTTTCTAACCAACTGCTGCTCCCCCATTCTCCTCACATGTCAAGACCATCTCGGTTTTTTAAAATCCAAGTCTTAGGCACCAAGCCTTCCTCATTTTAATGCAGTCTTCCTAACGCTCCTCAGTCATGAATCCCAATATACAAAATCTCTTGCATTTTTCTTGACAAAACAAAACACTGTTAAAAACTACGTGAATGTGGGAAAAGGCAAAATGAACGAAACATTTcttgatggaatggaatgtaaaatttaggccagaggccaagcactgggatctatgaggttattcagctctgaaaaggaaattgacagtaaaatggttttgaaggcataacaggaggaaaaccttgcagttgcaatatgaaacaattgttaggagaggatggaaagtaagatggaagaaagggaatatgaacagaggtacagtaaaaggaaagtaagGGGTTGAAGTTATTGGTAGGGATAATGTTCTTGAAGTAAAAGACCTGGGAAAGAGAGTCTTCATGGAGAGTAAGCTGCTCTACAAGGAAGTCAATGTCTGTCAAGAGATTATTCAGTGAATGGGTCTCAAAATACAGGATGCAAGCAGGGCGATGttgtctgaagtgaatgcagtcctgGGTCGATGAAGTGAGTGCTCCAAAGCTTCACTGAATGTGGACGATAGAGCAAACGGCAAGGCTGAAGGACACAAGAGTGGAAAGAGCTGAATAAGTCTGAGAATATTTGTGGATACAAAAAGGCAACTGAGAGGTTGTAGAAGGCACCAGCTGAATGGCTGACCAAGGTATGTAAGGTATGTCTAAACAAGAAAAAGGTTCCAAAGAATGGGCAAGAGGCATAATTGTTTCCTTTTATAACTATAATGCTGACAGAGGAAATTATGCACAATGAAGGCCTAAATTCACTTCGCATACCAGTGGATGAGTATGGTACAATTCTGTCTGAGAAAGCAGGACAGATGAGAAAATTATTGATATGGGAAGAACATTGCAGGTTTTAACAAAGGAGAAGGTGTGTCAATCAAATGCTTGTTATGGAAGTTATGTAGCCACTGTACTTTGATCAAAACAGATTTAGGAGAAAGCAAGGTGGAGTGCTAGGATATATGCTATACATGGTGGTAAGTTGTTGTGAGTGATTGTCTTTGGAAGTGTGATGGGTGTTAGGACACGTAAATGGAAGAATGGCTATTTCAGTGGAAAAGTCGGTCTGAGACAAGGTGTGCTGTTTCAATATCTGTTTGAAATTCATTTGGGTGGACTGATGTCAGAAGTCTGGGAAGGGACAGCAGATGAAGTTGCAAAGTCGTGGGATAAGAAAACGAGTGGGGTGGTTGATGTTTACAAATGATACAATACTGACTGGAAAGAGTAATGAGAAACTGCAGAATctagtaaaaatgtttaaaagcgTTAGCAAGAGGAGCAATCTGAGACTTAATATGATCAAGAATAAGGTTATTAGGGTAGATGGAACcaggaagatgaagcaatgaatgttaaaatgGATGGTGGATGAATGGAAGTGGTTAATTCTTACAGGTATCTGGAAGCAAACATAACGGCCAATGATAGGATGACAGAAGAAAGTCATGGAATTGGTAAAACAAAGAAGGTAGCAGGATTTGTGCAAAATACTGGGAGAAAACTTTAGACTGTCTAGGGAAGCTGAAGCAGGAATGAATGAGAGGACTTTTCagccaattctcctttatggaagtagatagatagaatatggagtttaggtcaaagaccaaagtgccgggacctaagaggtcattcagcgctgaaatggaaattgacattatagggtttgaaaggtgtaacaggaggaaaacctcgcagttgcactaagaacccactgttaggagagggtggaaagtgagatggaagaaagagaatatgaatggaggtacagtacaaggaatgaaaggtgttgcagctaggagcctaagggTTGCTGCatagaatcttaagtaatgcctacagtgcaccgcatgaggtgcactgacagcattatcCCCCTACAGGCCttttaaggaaatgaaatgtggatcttgaacatgaatgaaaaaaataaaagcagttgaAACTGCTGAGATAAATTATTACATAGTAGACGTCCCATAGGAAAAATTGATACAGGGATAAATGTGGACAATAGGAGcgtataattcggaagtgttaggaggtaTGGAAGCCCTAGACAGTGCTGGATGGATGGTATCACCTtgtggcaaggaagaagtttttgataaagtttttttggGCAAATCATTCACTGCAACGTGATGGTGAGGCTGGTCCAGCAAGCACCTTCAAGTACTGATCTAGCCGTTGACATATTTTTGCCAAAGTTTCTTTAGTTGTAATTCCAGCAATCATACAAGCATGGCATTTTGTTTTAAGATATCTATCACACTTCCAATAAATATGTTCACCATTTTCACCTTTCTTTAATACATGAGCATTGTCAACTAACTTTCTATGTCCTTTTTCTGACTCAACAGACTGAGCATACATCTTGAGTTACTGGACCAATCCATTTAAATGTTTCTGCACAAGAGGTACCCTTTTCAGATTGGGCAAAGCATCGTACATCAGGCTACAACTGCTATTCCATATTATAAAGAGTTGTCAGTTTGGAAAAACTGTATTTTAGACAACTTACCTTTAGATGAATTGTATTTTGGACAAATTGATTTACACAAACTATTTTAGACCAACTCATCATATCCCACTTGAAAGATGGCAAgacaaagaagttggacagcctaGATGGAAGAGATAAAATGGAACAAATGGGAAGCAAAACGTAGAAAGCAATGCAAGTCGAAGTGAAAGATTGCAATGAACATTTTTTGTCTGCAGTTTGCTGTGTAAGGCATACTGAATATGGTACATGCATGGatggagaataaaataaaaaaatttattgctttcagaTATGTAGAGCAATACAGGATAAGCCAAGAGGAGAGACAATGAATATTGCAtaacaaatttaaaagataaacttCAGTAGGTCTAAAAGATAAAAGATCCAGGGAGCCATCCAACAATGAACTATAGAGCAATATTCCGATAACCTGTAATAATAGAACAGAATCTGAAGAAGCATGTGGCATTCAACTCAACAGCTCAGAAGACATAGAAACTCTACATACAATTACtagtatttttagaaaattaacaaGAACCATTTCAACGGATGTTAAAAACAAGCTTGGAAGCAAATGTAACACAAAATATCATCCAACCTTCATTATCCTTAAGAACAGAGGTGCTTGTGCAAAGTGATTCATGAAGCAATAGCACGGTGCAACATCAGCTACAATATAATCTGCATTTTGCTCTGAGTTCTGTTTCCCACCCAACAGGCTACATGACTTCCTTATCTGTACTATATTCTTGTTAAGGCTAGCGACAAGTTCATACTTCACTGTTGGGGATAATACCTGCAATAATCAATAGCATCCTCTGCTTACTGTATTGGATTACTGAACCTTATTTTCTGTACGAACACTAAAATGACCAAAAATGACAGTGGTCCTTAAACTCAATTATCTGGAATACAAGGCACAATTTGGGTTCACTAAAAACACCGTTCCAAAAGCCATTTGCATGGAATAAAGCCAAACAGTtcaaagaaaatatcacaaaaacaaaacaattccaATATTCTTTTGGAGTGACTTCTGGTGCTTATTGCAgtaatttaaatattacttttgataTGATCACTTCTAATATGAAATACTCTTTCCCTCCTATTACATCAAAGTTCGTTACAGAACAAAGatagaaacaacaaaataccCTCCAAGGTAAAATAAAACAGGACACCAAAGAGAAGcaaacaataaaatgtattttgttaaaaaaaaaactgaaactacaGAAGTAATATATAGATCACAGCATAGCTTCACAGTAATGCCCATAAATTTCAGCTTAAAACTTTGAACATTCATCCCAGAGACAACATGTTGGCACAGTATAATGAAAGACTTAACAATGAGTAACTTCCTGTTTATCATCTTTGATTGGATTTCAGGCTCTGATAACGAATTAACTCTTCTGGTGTCACAGAAGGTACTAACAGTTCAACTGCCACCTTGAAATCCTCCTCCTTGACAAGAAtttctgcttcctcctcctttaccttgcctgaaaatatttataatgtaaaaaagaatGGGATCCCTAATGCAATAAGATATACAATGGCTAATAGGTGCCATATTGCTTGATACAATTTAATCTTGAGTTGAGGATAggcattttcacaaatattttcaagCACTGTAAGGAATACGAAAAATCTGTTTCCAAAATCATACTGGAAAGACACTGTACTGATACTCACCTTCTGTTACATCCTGTATGGTGCGATGAAGTGCTGTGTACAACGCATCAGTACATAGGGAATATAAATCAGCACCAGTCAAGGTAAAAGGCAATAGCTCGGCCACACGTTCAAGATCCACATCCTGGTCTAGAGGGACTCTAAAGGGTAAAGAAAATCATCAATGAATTCTTAGCAACCTATGAGCTTGCAACAAGTCACTCGACTCTGCAGCTCAAAAGCAGGGCAGTTACTACATATGTAAGACTAGGTTTTGAGCTAGGAAAGTGGTTTCCCAACTTCAATAAAACCAACCAAGAGAAGACATTTACCCGTTTCTTAAATATATCACAACTTCCATTACTCTTAAAAAGCTGTCCTTGTTCCAAGTTTTTACAATCATGAAGATATATGAgaagacaaaaatacaaaaaacttaataaaatttctgacttGTTATTTCAAATGACATTGTGAGAGTTTTTATTTCAGTGCTTACTAAAATTCTAtgcaaattaattactttttttacttaGTATTTCTGTAACAAACTTGATGAGGACAGCATCAAAATGCTGATATTAGCCTGTAATGAATAAGTACAGATTTATCAGTGAACCCTGGACTTCTGAGATCTAACTTACTTAGAAGTGACTGCCTGGAGTATCTTGACTTGTCCTTCTCTGTCTTTACAAACGCCAAGGTACACCAGTTTCTCAAACCTGTTTGTGAGAATAAGATCTGACACTGAGACACTGCCTTTCCATAGGCAAAAAATACTGcctaaataaatatcaatattttcatgaAGATACATCATTTAAAAATTTCGTATAAAAACCCTGGAATGAAATTAACCACTGACAATAAGTACTTCATGTAGCAGATGCTTCTAGGAATTCACGAAGCACTGCACACAATCATTAAAATTAACCTTACGGGTAGCTTACCATCAACATCCATAACATGATTTCCAGGAGATACGAATGCCTAATGGTGAACAAATGGAGGAGAAGGAACAATAAATTTTAAGAGTAGTATTGGATATGGATATGGCATGACAACAACCTATGAAAATACACAGCAGGAAATGGGGACAGGGCAGAGACAAAGACCTGAAGCAGATAAGAACTCAAGCAGTGCAAAAACCACAAGAGCAGAGAGATTCActtaatatatgatatgataaaagTGGAAACCTGATGTAAATGGTTAAATGTGAACTGCAAAGACTCATTCAAGTTAAGTGCATTGAATAGCCTTCAAAAGCCTTTGCTACcctcaaattaaaatataaacacttaATTTACTCCTTCATTAAATAGCTTTAAGTCCCGTCAGCGTGAAAGTAAAATCTACATGATGGAGgggtaaggttcatttaaaaaatggagTATTATCTGGCAATCTTGATGCTTGTATACCATAGttcattttgtattataatttacaTTACCTTGGTTCCTTCTTATGTTCTCATACCTTTTGTCTTAAGTGTGCAATTCTGTCATCCTTTATAAAGTCAACAAACAGGAATGTATGGCAAAGCTCATCTCATACCCCATCAAGTACTTTGACTCCTTAAAATATTAGAATGTGCTGCAGAATGTGAACTTGCGATAACATGCCAAACAAATAGTGTTAGTGGGATAGCAGACCACTTTTGCTCACACTGATTTGAATTCTATCACAATGCATCTTCAACAATTTCACAAATCTATACATACTTTTACAAACTTTGGGTTCCCTACCTTCCTGGACGCAACAGAGCCGGATCAATAAGATCTGGACGATTTGTGGCTGCCACTACAAATACATCTGCTGTGCTTGCTACACCATCTAGCTCAGCTAAGAGGGCAGACACTATCCTGcaaataggaataaataaaagggtGCAGTGCTGTAACTTATGTAAGAACCATACTGGTCTTTTCCTCTAAAAATGAACTATCTAATATACAGTAGTGAATTTTGAGATTACACATCCTGTCCAGTCAGTAATATCAACTTGTTAACATATTAGCCTCCATCAACCACTGTTCACTGGCACTACAGAAGTACAGTACTCTGAATACATGTGACTTGGGTCTGGATAATAACCCTTTGAGGATACGTGGGGGAAATCAAAATCTGTCTGACCCAGGACACCCACCCTTAGCTCAGTGAAAATGattggtaatatttttctttttttgcttttcataacaTCATACTTTAGGCTATATAAATGaatttggtgtcattttaaagctaAAGGGTTGAACTTTAAATTGATATTTAAAATtgccaaaaattaaaaagaataaactgacatcaagagaaaaggttaacataatgaaaacatttttgttactAATTCCCTAAAAAATTCATGATTGCGGTAAAGAGACATCCCATTTCTGTTTAAACAGTGTAAACGTACTGTATGATGAAGCGCCTTTCCAATAATATGAAATCCTTACTATTTGAATTACATCtaaaaccacaaagaaaattgttaaaaatgtaaaatatatttgaatggcATAAATTTGATTAGCCAGTGGAATAAtggtttgtcactttttttttttttttttaatttaccacaAAGCAGAATATTACCAATCTCCATAACAACAAACATCCATAAGTGCCATATTCAGATTTCGTTGTTATGACACTTTTTTACGATTCTgggtcaatttattttttaaaaatatcttttgatgaCGAATCAGAATCTCCAAGGGTTTATGGTAACCACAACAAAGCTCACTCTTATGGTCCAATCTGCTGAAAGAATTAGGCCGCATATTTAttatacgaatataaaaaaagtggctTATTTTCTTCAGCTTAGCAATATCTAGCACCATAACTCAAACATAGCAAGCCCGAATAGTTCTTTGATTTACCGCTACCTGACTATCATTTTCACTAatctacaaaataatatacaaagaattatcattataaatactgttattattattatcactaaacAGTGTTAATAAGTTTAACATGACCATAGGTTCTAATATGGAATGCTCAAAGGATATGTCCATGAATTACAGGTGAAAATTACAGCGAAATAAAATTAACGAAACTGAACTGCTATAAGGAGAGAGACCAAAGAAATCAAGTACGAAGTGGAAAGTAGGAAGGAAAAGGATAATGCATAGAACCTTTGGTACTATCTAGAGTGCTATGTAAGGAACACTCTAAGAGGTATTTCCTGAACTAAAAGGTATCTAGGGGAACAGGACAGATTTCATGAAAAT is from Macrobrachium rosenbergii isolate ZJJX-2024 chromosome 10, ASM4041242v1, whole genome shotgun sequence and encodes:
- the LOC136842438 gene encoding uncharacterized protein, which produces MGRLQILVVLVCAAGLGRAQVQFPGTREDAQPTAEAPKDGPAGPQSDATPNTRFFPGLIENIDFLNIFHDPCDSCSFNDQQKANQCCQSGNRRCCTFLQPFGSFGGPVGHFGGGPIGPSFPGQFQGQFPGPIGPPGFPGQVGPPGIPGQVGGGKPGTCPFVANTQTGFGRFAGGAASCVQECQSDFQCSGVQKCCPVGCSTVCRSPPGAEQSFGLGPATVKPGFCPRPQGLFGGLFGTRSAAAPGTRSTADVPADDPSVASPAVEDADKQALKAQRREDRRQERRQQRKEEREGRVARDAEVQADENKRSRRSPQRRVQEDRRERRRNRFERIFSRVTREAADDDTSRGGQTLHLESQDDRRERKQNRFSRVFDRVTREAADDDTSRGSQTLRLETQDDRRERNKTGFHMSLTGSPVKLPMTTHLEAVRLYI